TATCAGAAAAATCAAGCATGAATCTAAACTTCTCCATTTGTTCATCAGGAATTACTGTAGGAGAGTGCTCACCACGTAAAACAAGATATCTGATAACCGATGGCTGAGTTATAACAATACGCTGTTCTTCAGTGTCTACACGAACAAAAATCATCATAGGAATAAGTACCTTCTCAATTTTTTTCTTACGATCGCTCCATTGTCTTATCTCTGTTTGAACAGGCAGAAAATTCTCAATCCCCAGGGCAGATAATCTACTTCTTACCTTTTTTTCATGATGCATATTAACGTAAACAGCGAGCCATCTCTTTTTTGTCATGTTTGATTAATTTCTTTTTAGTTAGCTGCAAATATAAGGAAAAATTAATATCAGCTGTACGTTAATAATTGGTCATACTTTTAAAACTGTTAACTTTATGAAAATTACTAATTATCCTTCATTTTTTACATTAAATTTGTAGATAATATTATATATAGATACTTGATTTAATGAACAAAATATTTATTTTGCTCATTCTGTTGTTATTAAGTTCGGTTGTTGTAATCCCCTCCGAAATACCTGCTACGGAAGTGAGAGCTGTTTGGTTAACTACTAATTATGGACTTGATTGGCCTACAAACAGTAAAAGTCAGGAAGATCAAAAAAAAGAACTTATTTCGATACTTGATTCATTGAAGAAATATAACTTCAACACAGTAATGTTTCAAGTTCGTGCACGTGGCGAAGTCTTTTATAAATCAGTTATTGAACCGATGTCGTCATTGATAGCAGCCGGAGACAAAGGAGAACATGATTTTGATCCGCTTGCATTTGCCGTTGAAGAGGCTCACAAAAGAGGCTTAGAATGTCACGCATGGATAGTGACATACCCATTAGGGGGAGACAGACATGTTAGAAGTTTAGGCTCTAAATCAGTTACAAAGAAAAACCCAACTATAACTAAAAAATTCAAAGGTGAATGGTTTCTTGACCCAGGCAATCCAAGAACAGATGATTATCTTATATCTATCGTAGAGGAGATAGTAAATAATTATGATGTTGATGGGATTCATTTCGACTATATACGATATCCAGATAATAGAGGCCAGTTTCCAGATGATGGTCTTTATAGAATTTATGGGAAAGGCTTATCCAGGGCTGACTGGAGAAGAGATAATATTACTCGTTTCATAACTAAAGTATACGATTTTGTTAAGAAACAAAAACCATGGGTACAGGTGAGCAGCTCTCCTTTGGGTCGCTATAGAACTATAAATGATAGAGGCAGAGGATGGACAGCATTTGAGACCGTTTTTCAGGATGCAGGAAAGTGGATGAAACTAGGTAAACATGATGCGTTATATCCTATGATGTATTATAAAGATGAATTGTTTTACCCATATCTTGACGATTGGAAGATAAATAGTAATGAAAGAATTTTAGTACCCGGATTAGGGGCATATCAGATTATAGAATTAGGATGGAGTTCCAATGATATATTAGATCAGGTAGAATATGCCAGAAAAAACCGGGTTGATGGGCAAGCTTTCTTTAGAACACAAAATATTCTCTCCAATAGTAAAGGAATTTTAGATAGTCTGAATAAGTTATACGAACATCCGGCAAAGTTACCTCCGATGAAATGGTTATCAGATTCAATCCCAAACAGACCAAATGATTTACGTGCTGAAAAAATAACAAAGGACACTTTAGAGTTAAAATGGGAAGAAATTGAAGGTGAGAGAGTAACATATAATGTATACAGGAGTGTAAGTGATGATTTAAGCATAGATAGAGCAGAAAATATAATTGCTACAGGTTTAAAAGATAATGTACTTTATATTCCAGTACTGAATGATGAAAAAGCTTATTATTACTATGTAACAACATCTGACTCCTTTCACAATGAGAGTGATGTAAGTATTCCTGCATTCTTTTATCATTCAGAAACAATAAAGTAGGATTAAATATTGATAGCATAACAAACCATTCAGAAGTAAAAATAAAATGATGGTCGAAACATAGAATAATTGAAAAAATAGAATAATTTTGTAATTATGGATGCCAATTTGAAATTGAGGAAACAGGTTAAAAATGAGTTTATGGAGTATCTAACTTTGCATAAGCATCGTAAAACTCCAGAACGATTCGCAATATTGGATCATATATATTCTACCAAAGGGCATTTTGACATGGATACACTTTATAAATCTATGATTGAAGTGAATTTCAGAGTTAGTCGTGCTACTTTATATAATACAATTGATCTATTATTGGACTGTGGACTGGTAATAAAACATCAATTTGGCGGTAATATTTCGAACTACGAAAGAGCATATGGGAATGAAAACCACAATCATCTGATTTGTACAATTTGTGGTGAGGTCTGGGAAATGAAAAACGATGATATTCTCACTCCTGCTCAACTTAAAAAAATAAGAAAATTCAATGTAAGTTATTATAGTATGTATATTTATGGAGTATGTAGCAAATGCAGTCACGCTAAAAAAATGCAACTAAGAAAACTTACACGTTCAGTAAAAGATAAAACTAAAGATAAATAGTAATTTAATAGAAAGTGGTTGACTAGTGCATCCAAAAAAAAAGATTTAAAATGAAGGTCGATGTTATATTAGGACTCCAGTGGGGAGATGAAGGCAAAGGAAAGATTGTTGATGTTCTGACACCAAATTATGGAATTGTGGCACGCTTTCAAGGTGGTCCAAATGCCGGACATACATTGGAATTTGAGGGGCAAAAATATATTCTGAAATCAATCCCTTCAGGTATTTTTCAAGAAGGTAAATTGAACATTATTGGTAATGGTGTTGTGATTGATCCAGCTCTATTTAAACAGGAGGTTGAAGCTCTTGAAAAAAGTGGTCATAAATTGACAGACAGACTATACATTTCAAAAAAAGCACATTTAATTTTGCCTACACATAGACTGCTTGATGCTGCATCTGAAACAGCTATGGGAGAAGAAAAGATAGGTACAACCGGAAGAGGCATTGGTCCTGCATATACAGACAAAATAGGACGCCACGGGCTAAGAGTTGGAGATATTTTGAATAACTTTAAAGTGAAATATCAGAAAGCAGTGGAACGTCATAAAAAAGAACTCGATAATTATAATATTGAATATGACCTTAATTCTTTAGAGGCTGATTGGTTCGCTGGCATTGAAAAAATGAAAGAATATAAGTTTATTGACAGCGAGCAGTTTATTAATGATTATCTTAATGAAGGTGGTTCCGTTTTAGCTGAAGGAGCACAAGGATCATTACTCGATATAGATTTCGGGTCATATCCATTTGTAACATCCTCAAACACTGTATGTGCAGGAGCATGTACTGGTTTAGGAATTGCACCACGTCGTATTGGTGATGTTTTCGGAATATTTAAAGCATATTGCACAAGGGTAGGTAGTGGTCCATTCCCTACTGAACTCTTTGATGAAGATGGGCAGAAATTACGTGATAATGGCAATGAATATGGATCCGTTACTGGACGTCCACGTCGTTGCGGCTGGATTGACTTGGTATCATTGAGATATACTATAATGCTTAATGGCGTTACTAAACTTGTTATGATGAAAAGTGACGTACTTGATAGTTTTGAGACAATTAAAGCATGTGTAGCTTACAAAATTAATGGAGTAGAAACTGAAAATCTTCCATACGATATCTCGGGAGATATAGAGCCAGTATATATAGAATTGCCCGGTTGGCAAACAGATATGTCAAAAATGCAGTCTGAAAACGAATTTCCGGAAGAATTCAATAATTATATTACGTTTTTAGAGTCAGAGTTGGAAGTTCCAATATCAATTGTTTCTTTAGGTCCAGATAGAGCACAAACAATAGTAAGATAAATATAATTTTTAGTACTGGTATGGTTTTTGCCGTTATATCATGAACTATTATAGCAACAAACTGTTAAACAGATTTACAAACTAACTTATATGGCATTAATTTGGATTATATTTATTGGTATAGCTCTTTTAGGTTGGATAGTACAAGCCCGTCTTCAAAATAGGTTTAAGAGATATTCTAAAATACCTCTCAGAAACGGAATGACAGGTAGAGAAGTAGCTGAGAAGATGCTACATGATAATGGAATATATGATGTGCAGGTAATTTCTACTAAAGGTGCGCTAACTGATCACTACAACCCACTAAAAAAGACAATAAATCTTAGTGAGCCTGTTTATGATAGCTATAGTGTAGCAGCTGCTGCAGTCGCAGCACACGAAACTGGACATGCTTTACAGCATGCTTTGGGATACGCTCCCTTAAAAATGCGTTCTGCTTTAGTACCTATAATATCTTCCACCTCAAAATGGGTAATGTGGGTTCTATTATTAGGTATAATTCTAGTAGAGACATTTCCATTACTACTATGGTTTGGTATTGTAATCTTTGGGCTATCAACACTTTTTAGTTTTATTACACTCCCTGTTGAAAAAAATGCAACAAATAGAGCATTGAGTTGGCTGAGTAGTGCTGGCATTACAGATGTAAGCAATCACTCCCAGGCTGAGGATGCTTTACGCTGGGCTGGTTATACTTACGTTGTTGCAGCGCTTAGTTCACTTGCTACATTACTATATTATATAATGATAGCAATGAGTGGCAACAGAAGATGATACTGATAGTTTATTACATATAGTAAAGACGGCAACAAATGCCGTCTTTTTTTGTTTAAATATATCTTACGATCATAATTAGTTCTAATCTTATGAAAACTGTTTTAATTACCGGTGGTTCAGGTATGATAGGAAGTAGGTTGTCAAAACTACTACTAGATAAGGGTTATAAAGTAATATGGCTAAGTAGAGAGCGTTTTGTCAAAGCTCAAATTCCACGATATAGATGGGATTACCGTAAAGGTGAAATTGACTCAGATGCTTTAGAACAAGCAGATATAATTATTCACCTTGCAGGTTCAAATTTAGGTGAAGGTGTCTGGACCAGAAAAAAGAAGCAAAAAATTGTAGAAAGTCGTGTTCTAACTTCCAGACTTATACTTGATACATTGATTAAATTAAATAAAAAACCTGAAATTTTTATATCAGCTTCTGCTATTGGATATTATGGAATGCACACTGATGAGAAAGTGTATAATGAAGATGATTTTCCTGCTAAGAACGACTTTTTAAGTAGGACTTGCAAGAAATGGGAGGCTGCTGCTTTTAATTTCACTAAAGAACTTAACATTCGTACTGTTGTACTTCGAACATCATTTGTAATCCATAAAAATAGCCATGCTTTTAATAAACTTAAACTTCCTGTTAGGTTTGGAATAGGTTCACCATTTGGTAGTGGAAAACAGATTTTTAGTTGGATTCACTTAGAAGATTTATGCAATCTTTATATTAAATCAATTGAAGATACAAGTATGGAAGGTGTTTATAATGCTGTTTCACCAGAACATATTTCGAACGCTGAATTTATGCGCTGTTTGGCAAAAGAAATGAAGCGCCCATTCTTTTTTCCAAAAATACCATCATTTATGCTTCGATTATTCATGGGCGAAGCTTCTGGAATGATATTAGAAGGTAGTCGAATATCTTCCCGAAAAATCATAGATAAGGGTTTCATTTTTAAATTCAATACAGCTTCAGAAGCAATTAAGGAGTCATTTTAATTAACATAATAATATAAACATTCTCATTTTTGTTATGTTTAGTATTTATAGTTGAATAATTTTTTTATTACACTACAAAAATCTATTTATGCTTACTTGATTTTAATATGATTCCAATAAATGATAATGCTCCTGTAAAAATTGAAAAACGTATAGAGATTGAAGTACCATTAGAAGTTGTATGGGAAATTCTAACTGATATAAATAAATGGTCGGAATGGAATCCAAATGTGAAAAAGGCAAAATTAAAAGGAGAACTCTTATCAGGGACATCATTTGATTGGATAAGAGATGGAGCTAAAATCACTTCAACAATACATACAATTGAACCGTTTAGATTGTTTGGGTGGAGTGGTAAAGCTTTTGGATCTTATGGTATTCACAATTGGAAATTAGAAAACAAAAATGGTACTACTGAAGTAATTTCAGTGGAAAGTATGGAAGGTCTGCTTATGAATATTTTTAGGGGATTCATGAAAAATAATCTGGAAACATACATGATAAACTGGCTCAATTCCTTAAAGAGGGAAGCAGAAGATCAGTATTACAATGTATAGCTTATTATTTTATCATCCTTGTAATTGTATAGCATAAGACTTTTTGTTGATTTCTATAATATAAAGCTGATAATTAAACCCTTATAAAATGGACAAAATAATTTACCCTTGCATAATGTGCAAGAATAATGCTAAAGAAATGGCAGAGTATTATTTATCTGTGTTTACTGATATCGAGATTGCCGATGAAAATAACTGGGCAGTAGTTTTAAATATAGTTGGTCAGCGTGTAATGCTACTAAACGGTGGGGAAATGGCTCACCCAAATCCAACAATATCTCTGATGTATCTAACTACATCTGCTTTCGAAGTGCAAGATTTGTATAATAAATTAATAAAAGGAGGTAAAGACTTAATGCCATTAGATTCTTACCCCTTCAGTGAAAAATATGCATGGGTTGAGGACCGATATAATGTTTCATGGCAAATAATTACTGCAAATGAAAAAGATATAATTCAAAAGATTGTTCCAACATTAATGTTTGTCGGAGAAAACAATGGTAAAGCAGCAGAAGCAATTGATTTCTATACTTCAAAATTTCCAAACTCAGAGAAGTTAGGTGTTTTAAAATATACAGGGGATGAGGGTGAAATACCAGGGAATATACAACATGCTGAATTTAAGATGCTTGACTACTTGTTGATGATAATGGATAGTTCAAATCTTAATTCAATTAACTTCTCAGAAGGTGTTTCTCTAGTTGTTGAATGCAAAACGCAAGAGGAAATAGATAAATATTGGGATATATTCATTTCAAATGGTGGTGAGGAAGGAATGTGTGGATGGTTAAAAGATAAATTTGGCATTTGTTGGCAGATTGCTCCAAGTGTTTTGAAAGAGCTGCTAAAAAAATCTCCTGAAGTAATGAAAGAAATGATTAACATGAAAAAGCTTGATATTAGGAGACTGAGTGACTCTGTAATGTAAAGTTACATTTTAAAAAGTTCTATTAATGTGAATTTTTTTAATACAAATTAAATCGATTAGAATTATGACTAAGTTAAATCCTTATTTAAATTTTGATGGCACTTGTGAAGAGGCTTTCAATTTTTATAAAACAGTTTTTGGAGGTGAATTTACTTATTTCTCAAAAATGGGAGAAATTGAAGGAATGGAAGCATCAGAAGATGATAAAAATCTGATAATGCATGTAAGTCTACCAATTGGTAAAGATGTTTTAATGGGATCAGATGCACCTACAAATATGAAATCTCAATTCAAATCAGGTAATAATAACTACATATGTATTTCACCTGACAGTAAAGAAGAGGCTGATAGACTTTTTAAAGAACTTTCAGTAGATGGTGAAATTGAAATGCCTATGGAAGAAATGTTTTGGGGTGACTATTTTGGTAGTTTTAAAGACAAATATGGTGTATGTTGGATGATAAACTATTATAAGAGTGAGTAAAACAGCTTAATTTATATAATATACTTTTTGACCGATGTATTAAATTATCAATTTTAAACATCGGTCAATTTAACTATTAACCATACATATTTTACGATATTATTTATTCTAAAGGCAGGGTTTAAACTAGACATAATGTTTTTATGCCTGAGGATTAAAAAATGGATAATCTTTTACGGCCAAAAATTCATTGTCAAGTAGAGTCATCTCTTTTTGTGTTAAAGGCTCATTTATTATTTCTTCTATATGATCAACACAAAAAGCGAAATTGCGGAAATCGCCAGGAGGGATAATCACATCTGCTCCAGCCTTGAAGGTATACTTCAGAGCAGCTACACCCATTTCAGGATTACTCACATCTATTGGTTTACACCAAGATTTTGGGTAAGTCTCTCTTTCTGCATCATTCAGCCATTTGCGATGTATTAAACCTTTTATAGCAATTACACCCATATCTCTTTGTTTAGCATCATTTGCTACACCTGAACCCCATTTTGCAAGCATATCCATTTGCCAGTTTATAGGAAACATAACTGTATCAAAGTTATAGAGCGACATAGCACGTAGAGCTTGGGTTTGTGAATGAGCAGAGAATCCCACTTTTCTAATTCGACCGCGCTTTTTTTCTTTCTCAATCATTTCAATTACACCATTTGAATCAAAAGCTTTATCCACATCTTCAGGTGTAGTCAGACTATGCAATTGAAATTCATCAAAATAATCTGTATGAAGTAATCTTAGAGATTCTTCAAACTCTTTTTCGGCTTCTTTCTTTGTACGGATAGTTGTTTTACATGCAAGAAACAGGTCTTTCCTGTGAGGTTTTAATGAAAGACCAAGTTTCTCTTCAGCATCGCCATAAGAGGGAGCAACATCGAAATAATTAACTCCTCTGTCCAAAGCCCATGCTACATAATTATTGGATGCAGCCTGACCATCCCTACTTGATATAATTCCACCGTAAATTACAGGGAATACATTGAAACCAGTTTTACCTAATGTGCGCTTAATTTTAGGTACTGTATTTATTATACCTGAATTAAGGTCGGTTACTGTAAAAGCAGAGTTAACCTTATTTGTTGCTCCTAACGCAATTGCACCAGCTATACTGTTTTTTATGAATTGTCGTTTATCCATGTTGCTTATATTTATAGCTTTTTTTTGAAAACATCAGCAATTTATTACTATTTGTTTTAGCAATGCGGTATAATTTTCCTGAGTCAGTGACTGCATAAAGTGCTCCATCACTGCCTGATTCAACATCTCTAAAACGTTCACCCTCATCTGCAAGTAAACGTTCTTCTCCAACTACCTTGCCATTCTCTATTACAATACGTGCAATATGTCTGCTGCTTAACCCCCCTATGAATAGATTGTTTTCCCATTCAGGAATAACAGTTGAATTGTAAAATACCATACCACTTGGTGATAATACCGGATCCCAGTAGTAGACAGGTTGCTCCATTCCTTCTTTTTGGGTAATACCATCACCGATTGTATTCCCGTTGTATTCTATCCCATAGGTTATTGTAGGCCAGCCATAATCTTTTCCTGCCTCAATTAAATTTAATTCATCACCACCTCGAGGCCCCATTTCACTAAGCCAAAGTTCTCCTGTTACAGGATGAATATCTAATCCTTGTGGGTTCCTATGTCCATAACTATATATTTCTGGAAGAGCACCTGCTTTGTTAATAAATGGATTTCCCGGTACAGCCTTACCTTCAGGAGTAATGTGTATCACCTTTCCATGAGCTGTCTCAAGCTTTTGAGCATTGTATCGTGTTTCAAGACTTGATCTTTCCCCTGTTGTAATGAATATATTACCACTTTTATCAAAAACAATTCTACTTCCGAAATGCATACTATTATCGAAATAAGGTATAGCACGGTATATTATTTGAAAGTTTTCTATATTTGTTTCATCATCTGACAACCTACCTTTTCCAACAGCTGTTAAAGAACCCTTAGGTGTTCTTTCTGCAAATGTAAAGTAGAGCAATCTGCTGGTTGTGAAATCGGGTGCTGGTGCTACATCTAATAATCCTCCCTGATTTCTGTCATCTACTTCAGGGAAACCATATATTTTCCCACTAACAGATCCATCAGTAGTTGCTATGCGCAATGATCCCCCTTTTTCTGTTATAACCAGACGACCATCTGGTAGAAATACAACAGCCCATGGACTATCAAACTCAGTAGAAATAACTTTTGCTTCGTACGGTGTAATTGTTTTAACACCTGATATTCTTGTTTGTCCAACAAAAGCAGGAGTATAATCAGTATTGGGATTTTGTGTTTCTACAGGAGGAAATTTATTTTCTGGTATTTCCTGTTCATTCTTAGTTTTTTGTTCATCACATGCTGCTGATAAAAAAAGGAAGTACAAAGAAAAAATTGATGTAATTATTAAATGTTTCATATAATATTAATTTTAACTTGAATTTAATATTACAACAAAGTAGAATTATAATAGTTTTAACAAATTGATATTTAACGTGTATGATGATAAAATAAAAACGGGGGATAAAATATTTTATCACCCGTTCGTAATATAATTTTTCTGTAAAATCTACTTTATATCAATCTCAATCCACTCTGATCTGTCAGGAGGAGTAGGAGATTTAATTATTTTGTGTGGAGTTTTTCTTAATTCATCTAATAAAACTTCAACTGCTTTTTCAATAGAAGGATCATTGCCTTTTGCTAATTCTTCAGGTCGATCAACAACTTCAATATCAGGGTATACACCAACACCTTCAATAATCCATTTACCAGTTTCATCATATACACCAAACATTGGTACTGATATATAACCACCATCAACAAGACGAGCATTGCCAGATATTCCTACCAGACCTCCCCAAGTACGTGTCCCAATTAATTTTCCTTCACCTGTTTTACGAAAGAAATATGGGAATGCATCGCCACCTGAAGAGGAATAGCCATTAATAAGCATGGCTTTGGGACCATCATGTGCAATACCAGGTGATTTCATAGGCAACTCAATATTATTTCTATGCCAGTAGACAAGTGTTCTTCTATTAAGAAGATCAATCATTCTGTCAGGAATAAAACCACCACCATTATACCTGTCGTCAATTATGAGAGCTTCTTTATCGTTGTATGTAAGCATACCTCTGAAAAGTTCCATATTACCTTCATAGGAAGTATTAGGAACATGGATGTATCCAATTCTTCCATCAGACATTTTATCAACTAAGTCACGTCTGCTTTTCACCCAATCTAAATATCTTAATTCATGCTCACTGGTGATTGTTTTTACTGCATATGTTTTAGCGTTTGTAACAGATGGTTTTTGGTTAACACTTAGTTCAATATAACTTCCACCTAAATTTTCAAGTAATTCGTAGGGATTTTGGTCAGTAGTTAATTCTATACCATTTATGCTAATAATATAATCACCTTCATTTATAAATATCCCACTTTCCGTAAGAGGAGAACGACGTTCTTCATTCCAATTTTCTCCTTCATAAATTTTCTTTATCCTATAACGTCCTGAGGCAAGATCTGCTTCGAGATCTGCTCCTAATAAACCTCCGTTAATACGTTCAACTTTACCTATATCACCCCAATCTACATATGAATGACCTGTATTGGTTTCACTTACTATTTCATTAAGTATATAGTCCAAGTCGAATCTACTAGGTACATATGGAAGTATTTGATTATATGATTCTTTTATACCTTTCCAATCAACACCATGAAGATTGTCTACATAAAAATAGTCTCTGAATATTCTGAAAGCATCGTTATATATTTGTTCCCATTCTTTTACCGGATCAATCTTCATCATAAGTCTATCAAGATCAAGTTTGCCATTTCCTGCTTTTTGTCCCGGCTGATTTTTTGCAATTGCAAAATTTCCGTTATTTCTATAAATAAAAGATTTTCCATCGGCAGATAATATTGCAAATCCAGCACCCTCTAAAATATCCTCTACTTTCTTTTCTTTTATATTAAATCTAAATATCTTGTTGCCGGAAGAGAATAATAATCCTTCCTCAGACGTACCTATAATATTATAATTTCCAGATGCCATTGGAAGTACTTCTATTCGGTTCTGAATGCCTTCTATATCTATCCTAACCTTTACATCTTTATTGTTTTTTTCTTTAAATTCATTTGCACTAGATACATCTGTTCCATTAGGTTCAACATCCTTTTCATAATAATTTAATCTAGAACCGTCATTAAGAAGTGGAATTGCGTAAATTCTAGTTGCATTGTTATATAGATAATCAAACTCATAACTGCTGAAAGTCAAATTAAAATCACGATTGGATAGAAAAAATAAAAATTTACCATCTGTGCTGAAAAATGGATTACCATCTGAGAAAACCGCATCAGTAATTTGATATTTTTTATCAGTTGATACTTGATATAACCAAAGAGCTGATTGATAGTTAGGCGAAGATTTACTGTATGCTATCCAGTCACCATCTGGAGAAAATGTATAGTCTCTAATTTCCTCCCCTGAAGCTGTATCAATTTTTTTCTCCATTCCTGTTAATACATCAACTAGCCAAAGGGCTAATGTACGATCACTATAAATCAAGTGTGTACTCTTAGGTGACCATTCTGCGCTATTTTTCCAAGCTGAGGAACCTTTTGTTATCTGACGGGGTTTTGCACCTTCCTTATTTTCGAGAAGATAAAGCTCATATTCACCAGTTTCATCAGAGAAAAATGCAATTTGTTTTCCGTCAGGCGACCAAACCGGTGAGATCTCACGAATTCCCTGAGTATTTGTAAGATTTACTATTTCACCTTTTTCTGCAGGTACGCTGAATATATCACCTCTTGCTTCAAATAAGACTCTTTTGGCAGTAGGTGATAAAGAGTATTCTCCTATAAATTCCTTTACATTTTTAAAGTATGGATGTAAATTGGGATTATCAAAATTTATAGACACACTAATTTTTTTTGAATTCCCATTTTCAAGATCAAGTGTATACAGATGACCTCCATTCTCATATACCAGTTTCCCATTACTTCCTGAAGGCCACATAACATCAAACTCTGTATGAGATGTAATTTGAGTACTTTCTCCAGTATTGAGATTGTAGCGGTGTATATTAAGGCGTTTACTCTGATCAGAAGCATAAAAAATATTGTCTCCATACCATATAGGCCATTGATCAGATCCGGTCCAGTTTGTAATCTGCTCGGAAGTATTGTTATCTAAGTTGTAAGTCCATAATTCTGTGGCACGACCACCTTTATATCTTTTCCATGTTCTAAACTCACGGTCAACAGGTGTAAAACATAATTGTGAACCATCAGGTGAGTATGTTGCAAAACCACCATTTACAATTGGCAGAGACTTTTCCATGCCACTTTTAATACTAATAGTATAATATTTTCCATTTCTTTCGCCGAATGTAGTTCTATTAGCTCTAAATAGTATGTTTTCACTATCTGGTGTCCAATCTAATACAACATTATCAAAACCTCCTCTTGGAGGCATTACACCAACAGAATTATAGAATGTAAGCTGTTTGGCTGATCCACCTTCAGAAGGCATAACCCAAATTTGTCTGTTCCCTGAGTATTCTGCTGAAAAGGCTATCCACTTTCCATCAGGTGAAATTTTTGGAAACAATTCAATACCTGGATGCGATGTTAATCTTTTGGCTTCACCACCATTAGAGCTAACACTCCAAATATCACCTGCATATACAAATACTATAAGATCACCATTTATGTCCGGGAAACGCATCATTCGCGCGTCATTCACTGCAGAGGCTTGAATATAAATAAGGCTTGCAATTGTAATTAATAATAGCTTCTTCATTAAATTAAAATTTTATAAACTTCAAATTTACATAATAAAAATGAATATAATAGTTAGCCTAATATTAGTTTTAATAAGA
This window of the Lascolabacillus massiliensis genome carries:
- a CDS encoding UpxY family transcription antiterminator; the protein is MTKKRWLAVYVNMHHEKKVRSRLSALGIENFLPVQTEIRQWSDRKKKIEKVLIPMMIFVRVDTEEQRIVITQPSVIRYLVLRGEHSPTVIPDEQMEKFRFMLDFSDKPIDFNTENFVPGEKVKVIKGPLIGLEGELVNVEGKSIIAIRIDQLGCAIVEMSRSMVEKLDSQ
- a CDS encoding VOC family protein, whose protein sequence is MDKIIYPCIMCKNNAKEMAEYYLSVFTDIEIADENNWAVVLNIVGQRVMLLNGGEMAHPNPTISLMYLTTSAFEVQDLYNKLIKGGKDLMPLDSYPFSEKYAWVEDRYNVSWQIITANEKDIIQKIVPTLMFVGENNGKAAEAIDFYTSKFPNSEKLGVLKYTGDEGEIPGNIQHAEFKMLDYLLMIMDSSNLNSINFSEGVSLVVECKTQEEIDKYWDIFISNGGEEGMCGWLKDKFGICWQIAPSVLKELLKKSPEVMKEMINMKKLDIRRLSDSVM
- a CDS encoding Fur family transcriptional regulator; the encoded protein is MDANLKLRKQVKNEFMEYLTLHKHRKTPERFAILDHIYSTKGHFDMDTLYKSMIEVNFRVSRATLYNTIDLLLDCGLVIKHQFGGNISNYERAYGNENHNHLICTICGEVWEMKNDDILTPAQLKKIRKFNVSYYSMYIYGVCSKCSHAKKMQLRKLTRSVKDKTKDK
- a CDS encoding zinc metallopeptidase; translated protein: MALIWIIFIGIALLGWIVQARLQNRFKRYSKIPLRNGMTGREVAEKMLHDNGIYDVQVISTKGALTDHYNPLKKTINLSEPVYDSYSVAAAAVAAHETGHALQHALGYAPLKMRSALVPIISSTSKWVMWVLLLGIILVETFPLLLWFGIVIFGLSTLFSFITLPVEKNATNRALSWLSSAGITDVSNHSQAEDALRWAGYTYVVAALSSLATLLYYIMIAMSGNRR
- a CDS encoding glycoside hydrolase family 10 protein, translating into MNKIFILLILLLLSSVVVIPSEIPATEVRAVWLTTNYGLDWPTNSKSQEDQKKELISILDSLKKYNFNTVMFQVRARGEVFYKSVIEPMSSLIAAGDKGEHDFDPLAFAVEEAHKRGLECHAWIVTYPLGGDRHVRSLGSKSVTKKNPTITKKFKGEWFLDPGNPRTDDYLISIVEEIVNNYDVDGIHFDYIRYPDNRGQFPDDGLYRIYGKGLSRADWRRDNITRFITKVYDFVKKQKPWVQVSSSPLGRYRTINDRGRGWTAFETVFQDAGKWMKLGKHDALYPMMYYKDELFYPYLDDWKINSNERILVPGLGAYQIIELGWSSNDILDQVEYARKNRVDGQAFFRTQNILSNSKGILDSLNKLYEHPAKLPPMKWLSDSIPNRPNDLRAEKITKDTLELKWEEIEGERVTYNVYRSVSDDLSIDRAENIIATGLKDNVLYIPVLNDEKAYYYYVTTSDSFHNESDVSIPAFFYHSETIK
- a CDS encoding adenylosuccinate synthase; this encodes MKVDVILGLQWGDEGKGKIVDVLTPNYGIVARFQGGPNAGHTLEFEGQKYILKSIPSGIFQEGKLNIIGNGVVIDPALFKQEVEALEKSGHKLTDRLYISKKAHLILPTHRLLDAASETAMGEEKIGTTGRGIGPAYTDKIGRHGLRVGDILNNFKVKYQKAVERHKKELDNYNIEYDLNSLEADWFAGIEKMKEYKFIDSEQFINDYLNEGGSVLAEGAQGSLLDIDFGSYPFVTSSNTVCAGACTGLGIAPRRIGDVFGIFKAYCTRVGSGPFPTELFDEDGQKLRDNGNEYGSVTGRPRRCGWIDLVSLRYTIMLNGVTKLVMMKSDVLDSFETIKACVAYKINGVETENLPYDISGDIEPVYIELPGWQTDMSKMQSENEFPEEFNNYITFLESELEVPISIVSLGPDRAQTIVR
- a CDS encoding SRPBCC family protein — its product is MIPINDNAPVKIEKRIEIEVPLEVVWEILTDINKWSEWNPNVKKAKLKGELLSGTSFDWIRDGAKITSTIHTIEPFRLFGWSGKAFGSYGIHNWKLENKNGTTEVISVESMEGLLMNIFRGFMKNNLETYMINWLNSLKREAEDQYYNV
- a CDS encoding TIGR01777 family oxidoreductase; translation: MKTVLITGGSGMIGSRLSKLLLDKGYKVIWLSRERFVKAQIPRYRWDYRKGEIDSDALEQADIIIHLAGSNLGEGVWTRKKKQKIVESRVLTSRLILDTLIKLNKKPEIFISASAIGYYGMHTDEKVYNEDDFPAKNDFLSRTCKKWEAAAFNFTKELNIRTVVLRTSFVIHKNSHAFNKLKLPVRFGIGSPFGSGKQIFSWIHLEDLCNLYIKSIEDTSMEGVYNAVSPEHISNAEFMRCLAKEMKRPFFFPKIPSFMLRLFMGEASGMILEGSRISSRKIIDKGFIFKFNTASEAIKESF